From the genome of Vicia villosa cultivar HV-30 ecotype Madison, WI linkage group LG2, Vvil1.0, whole genome shotgun sequence, one region includes:
- the LOC131650686 gene encoding uncharacterized protein LOC131650686 → MLKCLWNVCKKSDNLWVKWIHSYYLKNHDPLLVPIGKSWSWVAQAVLGTRDTIAAHPLAWEKQMQSSRFSMTDIYQALVKEDNMVPWRFLMIRNYARPKAIITLWLVCHGKLATKDRLLRFGMLQDSICSLCGEKDESIQHLFFECRDTKPIWLAILNWMDITHGPSGWYEEPRLSNSRVYSDS, encoded by the coding sequence ATGCTGAAATGTCTCTGGAATGTATGCAAAAAATCTGATAATCTTTGGGTTAAGTGGATACATTCTTATTACTTGAAGAATCATGATCCACTATTGGTACCGATTGGTAAATCATGGTCATGGGTAGCCCAAGCTGTTCTGGGTACTAGAGATACTATTGCGGCACATCCTCTTGCATGGGAGAAGCAAATGCAAAGCAGTAGATTCTCTATGACTGATATCTATCAAGCCCTGGTAAAGGAAGATAACATGGTGCCTTGGAGGTTCTTGATGATAAGAAACTATGCTAGGCCTAAAGCAATCATCACCTTATGGTTAGTTTGCCATGGGAAACTAGCCACTAAGGATAGGCTGCTGCGCTTCGGTATGTTACAGGATAGCATCTGTAGCCTTTGTGGAGAGAAAGATGAAAGTATCCAGCACCTTTTCTTTGAATGTCGAGACACAAAACCAATCTGGCTAGCAATTCTGAATTGGATGGATATCACACATGGACCGAGTGGATGGTATGAGGAACCAaggttgtcaaactcgcgagtCTACTCAGACTCGTAA